The proteins below come from a single Aegilops tauschii subsp. strangulata cultivar AL8/78 chromosome 6, Aet v6.0, whole genome shotgun sequence genomic window:
- the LOC141025324 gene encoding uncharacterized protein, with product MGMHALAGLRRWGRTRWVQPQRHLPPWTPGPAHALACLRRRAVPSIQLLAARLRVLPDAPFRRGALPFSHVGDTDETEADMDDIIATGSTAAAAFPGFAIPDDTVDLSGGMDGELGYVYGEEEQEEEEEEEDEEEEEEPATVPARRRKKKKQAARSGEPRIKWASKEEECLAEAWKVVCLDPTTGTNQSIETYWERIKAEFDERKLVDPYFKGVYMQRGAKAMSNHWGRIQGACNKWHGIVEEVAARPESGASVEDQLLHMFALYRQGNNNAEFKYLHVYKRINMCEKWAEVRRTLDKAKEAYKPDAPTPGASEGQPDGNKGAKKGKHADAATARVQESIEHCLADAQVRAALREEKTEARWSALMSSSAVKLDLLRTNVVAKKRNTDLAFLLGGADMLQSNDEVRAWYLAERGLILNQLPSMTPPTPPPTPTPPPSPSDAAETPRSTEATPMPPRTETPPSPRTPTPPTPEADLAV from the exons ATGGGGATGCACGCCCTCGCCGGGCTACGCCGATGGGGACGCACACGGTGGGTTCAACCCCAACGTCACCTTCCCCCATGGACACCCGGCCCAGCGCACGCCCTCGCCTGCCTTCGCCGGCGTGCAGTACCCTCCATACAACTACTCGCCGCCCGCCTACGCGTCCTCCCCGACGCCCCTTTCCGCCGTGGCGCGCTGCCCTTCTCGCACGTCGGCGACACCGACGAGACCGAGGCcgacatggacgacatcatcgcGACCGGCTCGACCGCGGCCGCCGCGTTTCCCGGGTTCGCCATCCCGGACGACACGGTGGATCTCAGCGGCGGCATGGACGGCGAGCTCGGCTACGTCTAcggcgaggaggagcaggaggaggaggaggaggaggaggacgaagaggaggaggaggagccggcgaCTGTTCCAGCGAGGAGGCGtaagaagaagaagcaggcggCCAGGTCCGGCGAGCCGCGCATCAAGTGGGCGTCCAAGGAGGAGGAATGCCTCGCCGAAGCATGGAAAGTCGTCTGCCTCGACCCAACCACCGGCACGAACCAGAGCATCGAGACGTACTgggagcgcatcaaggccgagttcgATGAACGCAAGCTCGTCGACCCCTACTTTAAAGGCGTCTACATGCAGCGCGGGGCGAAGGCGATGTCGAACCATTGGGGGCGTATCCAGGGGGCGTGCAACAAATGGCATGGGATCGTCGAGGAGGTCGCGGCTCGCCCGGAGAGCGGCGCCAGCGTTGAGGATCAG TTGCTGCACATGTTCGCCTTGTATCGGCAGGGCAACAACAACGCCGAATTCAAGTACCTCCACGTTTACAAGCGCATTAACATGTGCGAGAAGTGGGCGGAAGTCCGGCGCACCCTCGACAAGGCCAAGGAGGCCTACAAGCCGGACGCGCCGACTCCGGGCGCGTCAGAAGGGCAGCCGGACGGCAACAAAGGTGCCAAGAAGGGGAAACACGCCGACGCGGCCACCGCTCGAGTTCAGGAGTCCATCGAGCACTGCCTCGCCGACGCACAGGTCCGGGCCGCTCTTCGTGAAGAGAAGACCGAGGCGCGGTGGTCGGCGTTGATGTCGAGCAGCGCCGTCAAGCTCGACCTACTCCGGACCAACGTCGTCGCGAAGAAGAGAAACACCGACCTGGCTTTCCTGCTGGGCGGGGCGGACATGCTCCAGAGCAACGACGAGGTG AGGGCGTGGTACTTGGCGGAGCGTGGCCTCATCCTGAACCAGCTTCCCTCGATGACGCCGCCcacgccgccgcccacgccgacgccgccgccaagcccgagTGATGCCGCCGAGACTCCCCGCAGCACAGAAGCCACGCCGATGCCGCCAAGAACAGAGACCCCGCCAAGCCCGCGCACGCCGACTCCGCCGACGCCGGAGGCCGACCTCGCCGTCTGA